The proteins below come from a single Verrucomicrobiota bacterium genomic window:
- a CDS encoding GntR family transcriptional regulator, translated as MQRRVKKPLAPAPSAGFLTLKERVCQILRQEIIAGKTPPGTRLVRRGISKRLGVSPIPVIEALHQLEQDGLVESEPMFGHRVRVLTAESMRNDHVLREAIECQSARLCAEHAISQQLEELAGQAEVLDKLVVSDPGGQTHAEKHLDFHLNIARYTGYSALVDALAKLWFRRLMVLNTLTAATLGVPDQWHAQLVKAIRSRDADRAEKAMRKHVLYNVKQQMEDLAKSLKT; from the coding sequence CTGAAGGAGCGGGTTTGCCAAATCTTGCGCCAGGAGATTATTGCCGGGAAAACACCTCCCGGCACCCGGTTGGTGCGCCGCGGTATCAGCAAGCGTTTGGGGGTGAGCCCCATACCGGTCATCGAGGCGCTGCATCAGCTCGAACAGGACGGATTGGTGGAAAGCGAACCGATGTTCGGGCACCGGGTACGGGTGCTAACGGCGGAGTCCATGCGCAATGATCATGTGCTGCGCGAAGCGATTGAATGCCAGTCAGCCCGGCTTTGTGCCGAACATGCAATCTCGCAGCAACTGGAAGAATTGGCGGGCCAGGCAGAAGTGCTGGATAAGTTGGTGGTGAGCGACCCCGGTGGACAGACCCACGCGGAAAAGCACCTGGATTTTCATCTCAACATCGCTCGTTACACCGGCTACAGCGCGCTGGTGGACGCCCTGGCCAAACTCTGGTTCCGGCGTCTGATGGTGCTGAATACGCTCACCGCCGCAACGTTGGGAGTGCCCGACCAGTGGCATGCGCAACTGGTCAAAGCCATCCGTTCGCGGGATGCTGACCGGGCGGAAAAAGCGATGCGCAAACATGTTCTTTATAACGTGAAGCAGCAAATGGAGGATTTAGCCAAATCACTCAAGACCTGA